In a single window of the Nocardioides sp. L-11A genome:
- a CDS encoding MOSC domain-containing protein: MTHAAERVRALFRYPVKSMAGESLADAELGWHGLAGDRRWAFVRPDHEAHGFPWHTPRQEPRMVLFAPRLRDPERPDASAVDVRTPEGEELALTDPALPDRLGAGLRLMRLHRGTFDSMPVSLIGTATVAEICSRAGVDPTPARLRANLLVETRVPFVEEGWVGRTVRIGAARLRMDRPISRCVVIDVDPGSGRRTPGLLRTLAAERDTCAGVYATVVTPGPVRVGDLVHPETGQGPG, translated from the coding sequence ATGACCCACGCCGCCGAACGTGTGCGTGCCCTGTTCCGCTATCCCGTGAAGTCGATGGCTGGCGAATCGCTCGCCGACGCCGAACTCGGCTGGCACGGGCTCGCCGGCGACCGGCGCTGGGCGTTCGTCCGTCCCGACCACGAGGCGCACGGGTTCCCGTGGCACACACCGCGGCAGGAGCCGCGGATGGTGCTCTTCGCCCCGCGGCTGCGGGACCCGGAGCGACCCGACGCGTCCGCCGTCGACGTACGCACTCCCGAGGGCGAGGAACTCGCCCTGACGGATCCCGCGCTGCCCGACCGACTCGGCGCAGGCCTCCGCCTGATGCGCCTGCATCGGGGCACGTTCGACTCGATGCCGGTGTCGTTGATCGGCACGGCGACGGTGGCCGAGATCTGTTCCCGCGCCGGCGTGGACCCGACTCCCGCCAGATTGCGTGCCAACCTGCTGGTGGAGACGCGAGTCCCGTTCGTCGAGGAGGGCTGGGTCGGACGCACGGTCCGGATCGGAGCCGCCCGGCTGCGCATGGACCGGCCCATCTCGCGCTGCGTGGTCATCGACGTCGACCCCGGGTCAGGACGCCGGACCCCGGGACTCCTGCGCACCCTCGCCGCCGAGCGCGACACGTGCGCGGGGGTGTACGCCACCGTCGTCACCCCGGGCCCGGTGCGGGTCGGGGACCTCGTCCACCCGGAGACCGGCCAGGGTCCGGGGTAG
- a CDS encoding SDR family NAD(P)-dependent oxidoreductase → MSISPPSIADLIDLSGRTAIVTGGAMGIGRGIVERLAEAGASVVVADADLEAAEATAEDLVAHGRSAMAMYADVGDSDDVHRLVADTIGWRGRVDVLVNDAGIFPSVPVLDMTPDDFDRVIRTNLRGVFLCSREAALRMRHQETGGRIINVTSIDALHPSSVGLAHYDASKHGVWGFTKNLALELAPHGIWVNAIAPGAIATPGVAALQTAGGSGVDPKAVLAAFLAQVPMRRMGAPDDIARAALFLASDLASYITGAQIVVDGGRLLA, encoded by the coding sequence ATGAGCATCAGCCCACCCAGCATCGCCGATCTCATCGATCTGAGCGGACGTACGGCGATCGTCACCGGCGGCGCCATGGGCATCGGCCGCGGCATCGTCGAGCGGCTCGCCGAAGCCGGTGCGTCCGTCGTCGTCGCCGATGCCGATCTCGAGGCCGCGGAGGCGACCGCCGAGGATCTCGTCGCACACGGGAGATCGGCGATGGCGATGTACGCCGACGTCGGTGACAGCGACGACGTGCACCGCCTGGTGGCCGACACCATCGGCTGGCGCGGCCGGGTCGATGTCCTGGTCAACGACGCAGGGATCTTCCCCAGCGTCCCAGTGCTCGACATGACGCCCGACGACTTCGACCGCGTCATCCGCACCAATCTCCGCGGCGTCTTCCTGTGCTCGCGCGAGGCCGCGCTGCGGATGCGCCACCAGGAGACCGGCGGCCGGATCATCAACGTGACCTCGATCGACGCACTGCACCCCTCCAGCGTGGGTCTGGCGCACTACGACGCCTCCAAGCACGGCGTCTGGGGATTCACCAAGAATCTCGCGCTCGAGCTCGCCCCGCACGGCATCTGGGTCAACGCCATCGCGCCCGGTGCGATCGCGACTCCCGGCGTCGCCGCCCTGCAGACGGCGGGAGGGTCCGGCGTCGACCCGAAGGCGGTCCTCGCTGCCTTCCTCGCCCAGGTTCCGATGCGACGGATGGGCGCACCGGACGACATCGCCCGCGCCGCCCTGTTCCTCGCCAGCGACCTCGCCTCGTACATCACCGGAGCGCAGATCGTCGTCGACGGTGGGCGTCTGCTGGCCTGA
- a CDS encoding CBS domain-containing protein, giving the protein MSPSEVLASELMSWPVATVDHSCTLQEAIEVLGAEEVGAVVVTRHGHPVGVLSERDVVSHLAQAADPEHVTAGEAMTDDVVTAPETITVRDATRLLAAADVRHLPLTRGEAIVGMLSCRDVVEALAGD; this is encoded by the coding sequence ATGTCCCCGTCCGAGGTGCTCGCGTCCGAGTTGATGTCGTGGCCGGTCGCGACCGTCGACCACTCCTGCACACTGCAGGAGGCGATCGAGGTCCTCGGTGCCGAGGAGGTCGGTGCCGTGGTGGTGACCCGGCACGGCCACCCGGTTGGAGTGCTGTCCGAACGCGATGTCGTCTCGCACCTCGCGCAGGCCGCCGATCCGGAGCACGTCACGGCGGGCGAGGCGATGACCGATGACGTCGTGACCGCGCCGGAGACGATCACCGTCCGCGACGCCACACGGCTCCTGGCCGCTGCGGACGTCCGCCACCTGCCCCTGACCCGGGGCGAAGCGATCGTCGGCATGCTCTCGTGCCGTGATGTCGTCGAAGCACTGGCCGGCGACTGA
- the trxA gene encoding thioredoxin: protein MTTVDLTAATFETTVQDSPIVLVDFWASWCGPCRMFAPVFERAAVVHSDVVFAKVDTEAERDLAAAAQITSIPTLMAFKDGRLVFRQAGALPAAGLEQLIGAVRNLALDDVADAS, encoded by the coding sequence ATGACCACCGTCGACCTCACCGCCGCCACCTTCGAAACCACCGTGCAGGACAGCCCGATCGTCCTCGTGGACTTCTGGGCCTCCTGGTGCGGCCCGTGCCGGATGTTCGCCCCCGTCTTCGAGCGCGCGGCCGTCGTCCACTCCGACGTCGTCTTCGCGAAGGTCGACACGGAGGCCGAGCGCGACCTCGCCGCGGCGGCCCAGATCACGTCCATCCCGACCCTGATGGCCTTCAAGGACGGTCGGCTGGTCTTCCGCCAGGCCGGCGCCCTGCCGGCGGCGGGCCTCGAGCAGCTGATCGGCGCCGTACGGAACCTCGCCCTCGACGACGTCGCCGACGCCTCTTGA
- a CDS encoding FAD-dependent oxidoreductase, which produces MRPRVVVLGSNFGGLTAALAVQHELAGDVDVMVVSPSDRFLFTPSLIWLPFGKRMPSDITFPVAPTLEHAGIEFVHAAATAVDPTARTVTTDDGAVRVYDYLVVATGYRNDEDVVPGLENTSTITTLDRAIETGAAWRRFLAQPGDVIIAATQGAGCFGAAYEFLFNTAHQLKKAGLREQTRLTYVTAEPFLGHFGIGGLPHGEQLLGMFLKKQGIESRVGIALERAEEDAIVLANGERLPFSFSMVVPPFLGQDFLRASRLADVKGFVPVRPTYQSEKHDEVYAVGVAAAVEVPWTTSVPVGVPKTGFPTEQQAHVAARNIAHQVRGEAPTEERPFGDIKAVCVMDAGNNGVVILADKMLPPRKHGVLVPGPQAHLMKLAFEKYFLWKMEHGYVQLP; this is translated from the coding sequence ATGCGTCCACGGGTCGTCGTCCTGGGATCGAACTTCGGCGGCCTGACGGCCGCACTGGCGGTGCAGCACGAACTCGCGGGGGACGTCGACGTCATGGTCGTCTCCCCCAGCGACCGGTTCCTGTTCACCCCGAGCCTGATCTGGCTGCCCTTCGGCAAGCGGATGCCGTCAGACATCACCTTCCCGGTTGCTCCGACGCTGGAGCATGCGGGCATCGAGTTCGTGCACGCGGCAGCCACCGCCGTCGACCCGACCGCCCGCACCGTCACGACCGACGACGGCGCGGTCCGCGTCTACGACTACCTCGTGGTCGCCACCGGCTACCGCAACGACGAAGACGTCGTCCCCGGCCTGGAGAACACCTCCACCATCACCACGTTGGACCGGGCGATCGAGACGGGCGCAGCGTGGCGGCGGTTCCTGGCGCAGCCGGGAGACGTGATCATCGCGGCAACGCAGGGGGCGGGGTGCTTCGGGGCCGCCTACGAGTTCCTCTTCAACACCGCCCACCAGCTCAAGAAGGCCGGCCTGCGCGAGCAGACCCGGCTGACCTACGTCACCGCCGAGCCCTTCCTGGGCCACTTCGGCATCGGTGGCCTGCCCCACGGCGAGCAGCTCCTCGGCATGTTCTTGAAGAAGCAGGGCATCGAGTCCCGCGTCGGGATCGCGCTCGAGCGAGCAGAGGAGGATGCGATCGTCCTCGCGAACGGGGAACGACTCCCCTTCTCGTTCAGCATGGTCGTGCCTCCCTTCCTCGGGCAGGACTTCCTGCGCGCGTCGCGGCTGGCCGACGTCAAGGGCTTCGTGCCGGTGCGGCCGACGTACCAGAGCGAGAAGCACGACGAGGTCTACGCCGTAGGTGTGGCCGCTGCTGTCGAAGTGCCGTGGACGACGTCGGTGCCCGTCGGGGTGCCCAAGACCGGGTTCCCGACCGAGCAGCAGGCGCACGTCGCGGCCCGCAACATCGCGCACCAGGTGCGCGGCGAGGCACCCACGGAGGAACGCCCGTTCGGCGACATCAAGGCGGTCTGTGTGATGGACGCCGGGAACAACGGTGTCGTGATCCTGGCGGACAAGATGCTGCCGCCCCGCAAGCACGGCGTGCTCGTCCCCGGCCCCCAGGCCCACCTGATGAAGCTGGCTTTCGAGAAGTACTTCCTCTGGAAGATGGAGCACGGTTACGTGCAACTCCCCTGA
- a CDS encoding universal stress protein, with translation MTDSPPRIVVGFDGSSGAAAALTWAAENAAPQSDVHVVLVGTAMDPVVGHYRDEMDRAVQGWREAAEEQLQVLGLLEAIVEVRPGPVVPELLRAAERADLVVVGSTGHGLTAGTLTGSVSQHVARHAPCPVVVVRPRHSKVVDRIVVGVDDSAASARALRFACERARRTGEGLTAIHGYFSVLAHVLTFDGAESEVADRRLAAAEELVKDLCRECTAQFPDVEIVSEAIPVRAGPVLVDASRAASLVVVGSRGRDAFSEMLLGSVSQHVLTHAQCPVAIVR, from the coding sequence ATGACGGACAGCCCTCCCCGCATCGTCGTCGGGTTCGACGGATCCTCCGGCGCGGCCGCCGCCCTCACCTGGGCTGCCGAGAACGCCGCCCCACAGTCCGACGTCCACGTGGTGCTCGTCGGCACCGCGATGGACCCGGTCGTCGGCCACTACCGCGACGAGATGGACAGGGCGGTCCAGGGCTGGCGCGAAGCGGCCGAGGAGCAGCTGCAGGTGCTCGGACTCCTCGAAGCCATCGTGGAGGTCCGCCCGGGACCAGTCGTCCCCGAGCTGCTCCGTGCCGCCGAGAGGGCCGACCTGGTGGTCGTCGGGAGCACCGGACACGGGCTGACAGCGGGCACATTGACCGGATCGGTCAGCCAGCACGTCGCACGACACGCACCGTGTCCCGTCGTCGTCGTGCGTCCCCGGCACTCGAAGGTCGTGGACCGGATCGTGGTCGGCGTCGATGATTCTGCGGCGTCCGCACGCGCGTTGCGGTTCGCCTGCGAGCGAGCCCGGCGTACCGGCGAGGGCCTCACCGCTATCCACGGCTACTTCTCGGTGCTCGCCCACGTGCTGACCTTCGACGGCGCCGAGTCGGAGGTCGCCGACCGCCGGCTGGCCGCCGCGGAGGAGCTGGTCAAGGACCTGTGCCGCGAGTGCACCGCCCAGTTCCCCGACGTCGAGATCGTCTCGGAGGCGATCCCCGTGCGGGCCGGGCCGGTGCTCGTCGACGCGAGTCGGGCCGCGTCGCTGGTCGTCGTCGGGTCACGCGGCCGCGACGCGTTCTCGGAGATGCTGCTCGGCTCGGTCAGCCAGCACGTCCTGACCCACGCCCAGTGCCCGGTGGCCATCGTCCGGTGA
- a CDS encoding zinc-binding dehydrogenase has translation MGPADGRPPCPLDSAILFAPAGELVPVALEALDQGGTLAVAGIHLSDIPALDYQRHLFRERTLTSVTANTRADGEELLRLAAELEVRPSVTTYPFSAVDRALEDLARGRFAGAAVVTAPAGP, from the coding sequence GTGGGTCCCGCTGACGGGCGCCCGCCTTGCCCACTCGACAGCGCGATCCTGTTCGCGCCGGCGGGCGAGCTGGTCCCGGTCGCTCTCGAAGCGCTCGACCAGGGCGGCACCCTCGCCGTTGCGGGGATCCACCTCAGCGACATTCCAGCACTGGACTACCAGCGGCACCTCTTCCGCGAACGCACGCTGACCTCGGTCACCGCCAACACCCGAGCGGACGGCGAGGAACTGCTGCGGCTCGCCGCCGAGCTCGAGGTGCGGCCCTCGGTCACGACCTACCCGTTCTCCGCGGTCGATCGCGCGCTGGAGGACCTGGCGCGGGGCAGGTTCGCGGGTGCCGCGGTGGTCACCGCACCGGCAGGACCTTAG
- a CDS encoding DUF1918 domain-containing protein, translated as MYASVGDRLIVRSNRVGGPVRDGEILQVRHADGSPPYVVRWSDNGHESVFFPGPDAEVHHFAPGLAPDSGDDAG; from the coding sequence ATGTACGCATCCGTCGGCGATCGCCTGATCGTCCGCAGCAACCGCGTCGGCGGCCCGGTCCGCGACGGCGAGATCCTCCAGGTCCGGCACGCCGACGGCAGTCCGCCGTACGTCGTGCGCTGGTCGGACAACGGTCACGAGTCGGTCTTCTTCCCCGGCCCCGATGCCGAGGTCCACCACTTCGCGCCCGGCCTGGCGCCCGATTCCGGCGACGACGCGGGCTGA
- a CDS encoding cation-transporting P-type ATPase, with translation MTAIGPSVHDDRGLTSGEAARRLERDGENVVPRAAPRSLLGRAARQLADPMIVLLCAALAVVLALGDRVDATIIGAVVVLNTIIGVVQEVRAEHAVAVLDELASPEVRVLRDGQIVVLPAARLVVGDEVRLEAGDVVPADLALTEAVALEIDEAAMTGESVPVRRRSGEEVLSGTVVTRGRAVAEVVRTGAASGLGRIAGLIAATGLRPTPLQRRLSRLSRQLVWLTAGLAVLVLVLAVLRGAALADSLILAVSLAVAAIPESLPAVVSVALALGALRMARRSAIVRWLPAVETLGSVSVLASDKTGTLTEGRMTVRRTWTVEGACDVDGSAYGRGGAVRGTSAQGSALERLLRDVVLCNDARLTPVDDLWSGIGDPLEVALLIAAARLDETLLDAPLEWRRVDETPFDSESRSMTTVHENGAGVRLTVVKGAPEVVLNRLGDAGGADLARAEANALARAGFRVLAVIEVPDRGAAELVGLVGMIDPPRDDAAAVISACRAAGIRPLLITGDHAETALAVARAVGIAGPGGEVVEGDAVARGEHVARVEHIDVYARTHPEQKVDIVDAWQAQGHVVAMTGDGVNDAPALRRADIGVAMGRHGTEVARQAADLVLADDDLRTVVTAVAEGRRIYANIRTFLRYGLSGGLAEVLVILLAPFVGIATPLLPGQILWINMLTHGIPGVAFGGEPLDPGLMQRPSPSPERSVLGDGLVRRILAGGVLIAIVSITAGLLASAYSWHTTTVVFLTLGLAQLALAIALRAPRTTRGLAERALELSVAAAVGLQVLAASWAPLQDLLGTRTVEPAAWGTVLVLAALPAAVVKVSAARHRVAQPASSPESGARPGAKWWTSASGPGKKTDS, from the coding sequence ATGACGGCGATCGGCCCATCGGTCCACGACGACCGCGGCCTGACCTCGGGCGAGGCCGCCCGGCGGCTCGAGCGGGACGGCGAGAACGTGGTTCCCCGCGCCGCCCCCCGTAGCCTGCTCGGCAGGGCGGCACGCCAACTGGCCGATCCGATGATCGTCCTGCTGTGTGCGGCGCTGGCCGTCGTGCTGGCCCTGGGGGATCGGGTCGACGCGACCATCATCGGCGCGGTCGTGGTCCTCAACACGATCATCGGTGTCGTCCAGGAGGTGCGTGCCGAGCACGCGGTCGCGGTGCTGGACGAGCTCGCCTCTCCGGAGGTCCGGGTACTCCGAGACGGCCAGATCGTCGTGTTGCCCGCGGCCAGGCTGGTGGTCGGTGACGAGGTACGGCTGGAGGCCGGGGACGTGGTTCCTGCCGACCTCGCGTTGACGGAGGCCGTCGCGCTGGAGATCGACGAAGCGGCGATGACGGGCGAGTCGGTGCCCGTGCGTCGTCGTAGCGGTGAGGAGGTGCTCTCGGGGACGGTCGTCACCCGTGGTCGAGCCGTGGCCGAGGTGGTGCGTACCGGCGCGGCCAGCGGCCTGGGCCGGATCGCCGGCCTGATCGCGGCCACCGGACTGCGTCCCACGCCCCTGCAGCGTCGTCTCTCCCGCCTGTCCCGGCAACTGGTGTGGCTGACGGCAGGACTCGCCGTCCTGGTGCTCGTGCTGGCGGTGCTCCGGGGGGCGGCCCTGGCGGACTCCCTCATCCTCGCCGTGAGCCTCGCTGTCGCGGCGATCCCCGAGTCCCTCCCGGCCGTGGTCTCGGTGGCACTCGCGCTCGGTGCGCTCCGGATGGCACGGCGATCGGCGATCGTCCGCTGGCTGCCGGCCGTGGAGACCCTGGGGTCGGTCTCGGTCCTCGCCTCCGACAAGACGGGCACCCTGACTGAGGGCCGGATGACGGTGCGTCGTACCTGGACGGTCGAGGGCGCCTGCGACGTGGACGGGTCGGCGTACGGACGCGGCGGTGCGGTGCGGGGGACCAGCGCGCAAGGGTCGGCGCTGGAGCGGCTGCTGCGCGACGTGGTCCTGTGCAACGACGCCCGGTTGACGCCCGTGGACGACCTGTGGTCCGGGATCGGCGACCCGCTGGAGGTCGCGTTGCTGATCGCCGCGGCCCGGCTGGACGAGACCCTCCTGGACGCTCCGCTCGAGTGGCGCCGGGTCGACGAGACCCCGTTCGACAGCGAGAGCCGGTCGATGACGACGGTGCACGAGAACGGCGCGGGAGTACGCCTGACGGTGGTCAAGGGCGCTCCCGAGGTGGTCCTGAACCGGCTCGGTGACGCGGGCGGAGCGGATCTGGCGCGTGCCGAGGCGAACGCTCTGGCCCGGGCGGGATTCCGAGTGCTGGCGGTCATCGAGGTGCCCGATCGCGGTGCGGCCGAGCTCGTGGGTCTCGTCGGCATGATCGACCCGCCCCGAGACGACGCGGCGGCCGTGATCAGTGCCTGCCGTGCTGCCGGGATCCGGCCGCTCCTGATCACGGGCGACCACGCCGAGACCGCGCTGGCCGTCGCCCGGGCGGTGGGAATCGCGGGACCAGGCGGCGAGGTCGTCGAGGGCGACGCCGTCGCGCGGGGGGAGCACGTCGCCCGGGTGGAGCACATCGACGTGTACGCACGCACGCATCCCGAGCAGAAGGTCGACATCGTCGACGCCTGGCAGGCGCAGGGGCACGTCGTCGCGATGACCGGTGACGGGGTGAACGACGCACCCGCACTCCGGCGCGCTGACATCGGGGTCGCGATGGGACGGCACGGGACCGAGGTGGCCCGCCAGGCGGCAGACCTCGTGCTGGCCGACGACGACCTGCGCACCGTCGTCACGGCCGTGGCCGAGGGACGTCGGATCTACGCCAACATCCGGACGTTCCTCCGCTACGGACTCTCCGGAGGTCTGGCGGAGGTGCTGGTCATCCTGCTCGCGCCGTTCGTCGGGATCGCAACGCCGCTGCTGCCGGGGCAGATCCTGTGGATCAACATGCTGACGCACGGCATCCCCGGAGTGGCGTTCGGCGGCGAACCGCTGGATCCCGGCCTCATGCAGCGGCCGTCGCCGTCGCCGGAGCGATCGGTACTCGGGGATGGCCTGGTCCGGCGGATCCTCGCCGGAGGAGTCCTGATCGCGATCGTCAGCATCACCGCCGGCCTGCTGGCGTCCGCCTACTCGTGGCACACCACCACCGTCGTGTTCCTGACACTGGGGCTCGCGCAGCTCGCCCTCGCCATCGCCCTTCGCGCACCGCGAACGACCCGCGGGCTGGCCGAGCGGGCGCTCGAGCTGTCGGTGGCCGCGGCCGTCGGCCTACAGGTACTCGCCGCCTCGTGGGCGCCGTTGCAGGACCTGCTCGGGACCCGGACGGTCGAACCGGCGGCCTGGGGCACCGTGCTCGTCCTCGCGGCGCTCCCGGCGGCGGTCGTCAAGGTGAGCGCCGCTCGGCACCGAGTGGCTCAGCCCGCGTCGTCGCCGGAATCGGGCGCCAGGCCGGGCGCGAAGTGGTGGACCTCGGCATCGGGGCCGGGGAAGAAGACCGACTCGTGA
- a CDS encoding universal stress protein, whose amino-acid sequence MMDDQHAPVVVATDGTQRSAGALRYGINEARRRSVLLRLVHVAPAGALTEPMLSVAPETEPEIAQGLQAQGRTILAEAESTARALEPGLRVETVLVAGSRVDEIVEAACAGQMIVLGREARTGLQRLLTGATTAAVAGRAPVPTVVAPGDWDLVEQGRMVVGIESEGCARPLLSRAFERAAQRGARLTVIHAGDLPVPNSDVIDPHRYIMEWRAAAVHLLSTLLDEWRRAYPGVGVETVVVHGQAAHALVAAAEASDLLIIGRRPHGPLHWAHLGATARAVLRSSHVPVEVVPLATSVDG is encoded by the coding sequence ATGATGGACGACCAGCACGCCCCGGTCGTCGTTGCGACCGACGGCACCCAGCGCAGTGCCGGCGCCCTGCGCTACGGCATCAACGAGGCCCGACGTCGCTCGGTGCTCCTCAGGCTCGTCCACGTCGCGCCGGCGGGGGCGCTCACTGAGCCGATGCTCAGCGTCGCGCCGGAGACCGAGCCGGAGATCGCGCAGGGTCTGCAGGCCCAGGGACGCACGATCTTGGCTGAGGCCGAGTCCACTGCACGCGCGCTCGAGCCGGGCCTTCGCGTCGAGACCGTCCTCGTCGCCGGGTCACGGGTCGACGAGATCGTGGAGGCCGCGTGCGCAGGGCAGATGATCGTCCTGGGCCGAGAGGCGAGAACCGGCCTGCAGCGACTGCTGACCGGTGCGACGACGGCTGCGGTGGCGGGGCGCGCGCCGGTCCCGACGGTCGTCGCACCCGGCGACTGGGACCTGGTCGAGCAGGGGCGAATGGTGGTCGGCATCGAGTCCGAGGGGTGCGCTCGCCCCCTGCTCAGCCGCGCCTTCGAGCGCGCGGCCCAGCGCGGCGCCCGGCTCACAGTGATCCACGCGGGGGACCTGCCGGTGCCGAACAGCGACGTGATCGACCCCCACCGGTACATCATGGAGTGGCGCGCGGCCGCAGTACACCTGCTGTCCACCCTCCTGGACGAGTGGCGGCGTGCCTACCCCGGTGTGGGTGTCGAGACCGTGGTCGTGCACGGTCAGGCGGCCCACGCGCTGGTGGCAGCAGCGGAGGCCAGTGATCTCCTCATCATCGGCCGGCGGCCGCACGGTCCGCTGCACTGGGCGCATCTCGGTGCGACGGCCCGGGCGGTGCTGCGGTCGTCGCACGTGCCCGTGGAAGTCGTTCCGCTCGCCACGAGTGTCGACGGATGA
- the gap gene encoding type I glyceraldehyde-3-phosphate dehydrogenase: MVRIGINGTGRIGRAFLRLAATESDLEVVAVNDLIEVTTLRHLLRRDSTFGPFPAPLEVGGDDLLVVGDRKVAVTRNADPGGIDWSAYDVDVVLESTGRFRSRQLAQVHLAAGARKVVISSPGQGVDATIVMGVNDDTYDRDRHHVVSNASCTTNCAAPMVKVLHDVFGIQHGLMTTVHAYTNDQNLLDAPHQDPRRARAGAVNIIPTSTGAARAVGEVIPAVAGLLDGRALRVPVVDGSIVDLSVVLDRNATASEVNAAFSVAARKGPLAGLLSYEDEPLVSSDVVRDPSSCVFDSTLTQASGQLVKVFGWYDNEWGYVSRLADLVRLVCR, from the coding sequence ATGGTCCGGATCGGTATCAACGGGACAGGACGCATCGGCAGGGCGTTCCTGAGGCTGGCCGCCACAGAGTCCGATCTCGAGGTCGTGGCGGTCAACGACCTCATCGAGGTCACCACCCTGCGCCACCTGTTACGCAGGGACAGCACCTTCGGCCCGTTCCCCGCCCCTCTCGAGGTCGGCGGCGACGACCTCCTGGTGGTGGGCGACCGCAAGGTCGCGGTGACCCGGAACGCCGACCCCGGAGGCATCGACTGGTCGGCATACGACGTCGACGTGGTGCTCGAGAGCACCGGCCGATTCCGCAGCAGACAGCTCGCGCAGGTCCACCTCGCTGCAGGAGCGCGAAAGGTGGTTATCTCCTCGCCCGGTCAAGGCGTCGACGCCACGATCGTGATGGGCGTCAACGACGACACGTACGACCGGGATCGACACCACGTCGTCTCGAACGCCTCCTGCACGACCAACTGCGCCGCACCGATGGTCAAGGTGCTCCACGATGTGTTCGGGATCCAGCACGGACTGATGACGACGGTCCACGCCTACACGAACGACCAGAACCTGCTCGATGCCCCTCACCAGGATCCCCGGCGGGCCCGCGCCGGAGCGGTCAACATCATCCCGACCTCGACGGGAGCAGCCAGGGCGGTGGGTGAGGTGATCCCTGCAGTGGCGGGTCTCCTCGACGGACGGGCGCTGCGGGTCCCGGTCGTCGACGGTTCGATCGTCGACCTCAGCGTCGTCCTCGACCGCAACGCCACGGCGTCCGAGGTCAATGCGGCCTTCTCAGTGGCGGCGAGGAAGGGACCGCTGGCCGGTCTGCTCTCCTACGAGGACGAGCCGCTGGTCTCCTCCGACGTCGTCCGGGACCCGTCGTCGTGCGTGTTCGACAGCACCCTCACCCAGGCCTCCGGGCAGCTGGTGAAGGTCTTCGGCTGGTACGACAACGAGTGGGGCTACGTCAGTCGGCTCGCCGACCTGGTCAGGCTGGTGTGTCGATGA